TGTTTATTAATTTGATATTTTGCCCCGCAATAAGGGCAAATTGTTACTTTTTTATTAGTTAAATCTAGAAATACTCTGGGATGCATGTTCCAGATTTCTTTTTCATAGTCTGGGCAGGATAACATTGTTTTATTGTGGTGATTATCAAAGTCTAGATAATTGGTTTTCATTAGATAGCTCTTATATATTAATTAGTTTTTGTAAGAAAACATTTGTACTATAAATTTTTGTAATAAAACTACTGTTTAAATAAGTTGGAGTTGTTAATTATATATGACGTTCCTTCTAGTTGACAAATATGTAACAATACTACTTGTTACATATTTATATTTTAAAATATAAATATCTATATGTTCAGATAAGGAAGATATACACATAGTTATGAAAGAAAAAAGAGAAAATAAAAATAAGCAGATTTTATTTGATAGTTTTGGTTTAGATCAACTTTTACTAAACAGCATAAACTCCATAGGTTATGACACTCCAACAGCAATACAAGAAAAGGCTATACCTTTCATATTGAATGGAAGAGATGTTCTAGGTGCAGCACAGACTGGAACAGGAAAAACAGCAGCTTTTGTTTTACCAATTATTAACAAAATATTACCATATGCTAATTCTAGCACCTCTCCAGCTCGTCATTTATTACGTGTCTTAATATTAGTTCCAACGCGTGAGCTTGCAAATCAGGTTTATGACAGTGTTGTTATTTATAGTAAAAATACTAATTTGCGATCTGTTGTTTTGTTTGGAGGAGCAGATCACTATAATCAAGAAAATAACTTAAAGTTAGGATGTGAGATTCTTGTAGCAACGCCAGGAAGGTTGATAGCTCATATCGAGCAAGGTAATTTGCATTTACAAAATATAGAAATTTTTGTTCTTGATGAAGCTGATAGAATGTTAGATATGGGGTTTATGCCAGATATAGATAAAATCATAAGTAAATTACCTAAAAATAGACAAACTCTTTTCTTTTCAGCTACATTTAGTAAGTTTATGCGTAAAATAGGCATGTCTTATTTAAAAGATCCAGTTGAATTAGATATTACTAGTCCTAATTCTATAGCTGATAATGTAGAGCAATTATCATATATTGTACCTAATAGATTTAAGATGGAAGCAGTTGTATCTATCCTTACAGCTAGAGTTCTAGAAACAATAATAATTTTTACTAATACTAAATTATCTACCATAAAACTTACATCTTTTTTGCGATCGAGTAATATTCAGTGTGACTCTATTCATGGCGATAAGAGTCAATTAGAAAGAACAGCCGTACTAGAAAGTTTTAAAAATGGTATTTTGCGTGTGCTTGTTGCTACAGATGTAGCAGCTAGAGGACTTGATGTACTAGGTATTTCATGTGTTATAAACTTTGATATTCCACATAGTCCTGAAGATTATGTACATAGAATAGGAAGAACGGGTAGAGCAAACAATACTGGAGTTGCCATTTCCTTAATATCTAATGATGAAGAAGATGTTTTGTTATCAAGTATTGAAAAATTTACAGATAGTACAATATTACGGTTGCCTTTAAATCAGATGAAGTTAACCTCTAATGATTCTAGATTATTAGGATCTGGTGTTGATGAACAACTTAATAAAAAAGCGGTTCTTTTAGGCTCGAGCGCAATTGCTTCTTCTAACAAAGAAGATCATTTTAATAAAATTAAAATACAATAACAGTATTAAAATGACTAAAGAGAATTACGCTATATTGCTGGGTGGTACTGGGAAAAAAAATTGATAACTATTTATTTCTTTAGTTTTTCCCATAGTTTTGGTGCATTAGTAGATGAGTAATGATCATTCATAGTGTCTATACCACTAATTATTTTTGTTAGGTATTTAATATTTGGGTTTATAACACCATAAAAAAGTGTCTTATATTTATTCTGAATCAATATGGTTGGAAAATTTATTATATCTTCATCATCTAGAAGATAATCATCTTCTTCTATATCTATCCAATAGAAGTTATAGTCTATAAAATTTTCTGATACTTCATGAAATTTGGATTGATAATCCCTGCATGTGCCACACCATTCTGCGCAAAAGCAGGCTATTATATATTTATTCGAATCACATGAAGATTTCACTATATTTTTTTCAGGTTTCAAAATCATATAAATATTTTATTAAATTAATTAATTAATATTGATGTTTTCTTTAATAAGATTAAAGCATTCTTCTATAATACTAGGACCTTTATATATGAGTCCGGTGTATATTTGTATAGCATTCGCTCCTGCTTCTATTTTTTCCTTTGCCTGTTGTCCTGAAATGATTCCACCTGTTCCTATTATTGTTATTTCTTGCCCTAGTAATGATTTTAATCGTCTAATAACATTTAAAGATAGTTCATGTAAAGGTTCTCCTGATAGCCCGCCTAATTGGTCATGATTTTTCAATGTTTCTATTTTTTTTCTTGAAATTGTTGTGTTGGTGGCTATTACTCCATCAATTTTATATTTTAAGAGTAATGTAGAGATGTCTTCTATTTCTTCATTTATTAAATCTGGTGATATTTTTAATGCTATAGGAACATATTTATTATAATTATCTACTAATTCCTTATGTGTTTCTTTAATCTGAGTTAAAAGGTTTTCTAAATAATATGTGTTTTGTAAATCACGAAGATTTTTAGTATTTGGAGAAGAAATATTTATGGTTATATAATCAGCATATGGATAAGCTTTTTTTAGACAAAAAGTATAATCATCAGCAGCATTTTTTAGTTCTGTGTTGAAATTTTTTCCAATGTTTATTCCTAATAAATTATCATTTTTTTGCCACTCATTATTTTTTATATTATCTAAAATTTTT
The sequence above is drawn from the Candidatus Kinetoplastibacterium crithidii (ex Angomonas deanei ATCC 30255) genome and encodes:
- a CDS encoding quinone-dependent dihydroorotate dehydrogenase, translating into MSIISSSYPIIRKILFSIDAETAHNLTLFMLNKTYKYNFLRKKLHSSINLPSKIMGLNVKNPIGLAAGLDKNGECIDALGNLGFGFMEIGTVTPYAQNGNQKPRIFRLPKANAIINRLGFNNHGIEKILDNIKNNEWQKNDNLLGINIGKNFNTELKNAADDYTFCLKKAYPYADYITINISSPNTKNLRDLQNTYYLENLLTQIKETHKELVDNYNKYVPIALKISPDLINEEIEDISTLLLKYKIDGVIATNTTISRKKIETLKNHDQLGGLSGEPLHELSLNVIRRLKSLLGQEITIIGTGGIISGQQAKEKIEAGANAIQIYTGLIYKGPSIIEECFNLIKENININ
- a CDS encoding zinc-finger domain-containing protein — translated: MKTNYLDFDNHHNKTMLSCPDYEKEIWNMHPRVFLDLTNKKVTICPYCGAKYQINKQESTI
- a CDS encoding DEAD/DEAH box helicase; the protein is MKEKRENKNKQILFDSFGLDQLLLNSINSIGYDTPTAIQEKAIPFILNGRDVLGAAQTGTGKTAAFVLPIINKILPYANSSTSPARHLLRVLILVPTRELANQVYDSVVIYSKNTNLRSVVLFGGADHYNQENNLKLGCEILVATPGRLIAHIEQGNLHLQNIEIFVLDEADRMLDMGFMPDIDKIISKLPKNRQTLFFSATFSKFMRKIGMSYLKDPVELDITSPNSIADNVEQLSYIVPNRFKMEAVVSILTARVLETIIIFTNTKLSTIKLTSFLRSSNIQCDSIHGDKSQLERTAVLESFKNGILRVLVATDVAARGLDVLGISCVINFDIPHSPEDYVHRIGRTGRANNTGVAISLISNDEEDVLLSSIEKFTDSTILRLPLNQMKLTSNDSRLLGSGVDEQLNKKAVLLGSSAIASSNKEDHFNKIKIQ
- a CDS encoding thioredoxin family protein, coding for MILKPEKNIVKSSCDSNKYIIACFCAEWCGTCRDYQSKFHEVSENFIDYNFYWIDIEEDDYLLDDEDIINFPTILIQNKYKTLFYGVINPNIKYLTKIISGIDTMNDHYSSTNAPKLWEKLKK